The region aaacctgtatgcaggtcaagaacaatTAGAACATGgaattagacatggaacaatggactggttccaaattggtaaggGATGTCAAGGCTGcctattgttatcctgcttatttaacttctctgcagagtacatcataagaaatgccaggctggatgaagcacaagctggaatcaagatttcagggagaaatatcaatgacctcagatgtacagatgacaccattcttatggcagaaaaaaaaaaaccaaaaactaaagagcctcttgaaagtgaaagagagtgaaaaagtaatgAGTGAAATAATACACCAGCATTTCCCAAAGTGTGTTTTATGATCGTGCTTTGATCCATCTTGAAATGCTTATTTCAAGATCCAACTCCACTACTAAGATACTGGGTggcaagaaaattgaaattagaaTATGTAATTCTacaagtttgagtaaagtccaggagACAGTAGAGGGCAAAGGAtccttgcgtgctgcagttcatggggctgcagagttggacaggacttagtgactgattagatcatcttccctggtggctcagagagtaaagcatctgcctacagtgcgggacacctgggttcagcccctgagatgggaagatcccctggagaaagaaatggaaaaccactccagaactcttgcctggaaaatcccacggacagagaagcctggtaggctacagtccatgaggtcacaaagagtcggccacaactgagcaacttcactttcactttggtgacCGAACAACAATCCCACAAGGTTCCCAATAAGGAGACAAAGACCCACTCAATGCCTTTCCACACGTCGGTCTCCTACAGCTTCTTCAGCTGTTTCCAAGATTTAAACGTTTACCTACATAAAAGACTCATATTATTTATCAAGCTTGTAacaattttattcataataggaaaaaaattacatatatatacaaaaggcatttattttcttactctgacataaaaaacacagaaatatttacatatgtacaaaatattaaaacatacaaactttacaaataaggaaaacaagCAAAACTTCACAAAGGATACTTTTTTGGGAAACACACTCTAAAAAAGAGGTAAAACAAAGGTGACAAAACATTTACATGGAGACACCAGAAGCTGATATTTCAATAGATATTATTAATTTGGTAAAGCAAATAAAACCACCTGTTAATAGATGGTAAAGAAGATTTACTTTTAAGACTGTCTAGGTAAAATGACATGGTCTTCCTTTAccataaaatggaatgaattttttattttacctcTGAATCACAATCCTCataatttccctttttttcttaaaatatttatattttctgatttacattgagaattttaaattttttcactattaaattgtaaaatattttaagaagttgTGTACCCTCTTTTTTCACTGAGGGGAAAAATCCCATGTATTACACTGATTTCAACATAAAATTGAACATcacaatacattttttattttttttaaattaaaacctaACACTTTTCTAACTAGCCTTCATGATCAATCTCAATTGATGTAATAAGCAATCATAATCGTCGTAaattcttcttgcttttcttagtACCAGGCAAAGGACCCATTTTATAACTGGCTTTTAGGGGCTTGCCATTTGAACAGTCTTCAGTGGTATGATAAGTACACAAACACTTTGTACAATAATCAAATCCACAGCTTTCTCGTTTACAGGTTGCCCGTTGTAAATAGCAATCATATTTTGCAGGTGAATTACAGCGAATACAGGCTTTAaggctttcattctttttcaaagttttgGCGAcctagaaagaagaaaatccatACATATATTTTACTAAGAACTGAATGTAAATTAGCTAGTCAAAACGAGGGCACTTCCCCAATACATGTATAAAGCACCAACACAACTCCTGCCTTTCAGGACTGCTCAATGGGGGAACAGACTGTCAACTGACCCAGTGGTTGCTGCTTAATGCTACAAATATGCTCTTATTCATAAATGCTACTCCCACAACAGGGCCACCTTTTCTGTGAAATCAGGAGTTGGTTGCTCTTTTACCTCTAGCtctagtttttcttaaaaaaaaacctttcacatTATATGGCATTTACCTTTATGGAGCTATGAAGGTTACCATGTTTCCCTGTCTATGTAGTACCTGATAAAATTGACTTTTTGCTTAGCTCTCTTCCTCAGTTATCAAAGGCAATAATTGTGAAATGcagtatttaaattttagaagaaaCTTCAAGGtttctccttattttcttcagtgtttctAAATTAGAGCTCAACACCACTGAACTGTCATAAACAATGCCAAATAGTATCTATTATTTTTGGCATAGAAAGACATCTCTGTGTACTTTCCTAATTTGATTACTTGAGTATAAACAGTTTTCTTACTCTAAATCCTTTTAACAATAAATACCTCATGTTTCCAATTTATTGATAAACAAAAAATTACCTCAGAGAATTCACTGTGTCGACTGTAAGTAGAACCTTTCTGATCACCTGGATCAGGTAACTTAGTTCGAGCATCTTTTTTGGGGAGAGTCTGGGTTGCTGATTTTTGCACAGATGCTAAAGGGGTTCTGAATAAAACATACTCTCTGGTCGAAGCGTGTGGTGAAAACTTaatgtttttttcctaattaaaaaaaaagtttgaatagGATTAAAAAATATCCTTCTATATTCTCAATAATcaatttttattatgtttgtaCATGTAAAAAAGGGCAAATGAGAATATAAAGGATTTATTCCTGTATTCAATTTACCTGCATGTGCTTAAGCACAGCCACCCACAACTATTCAAACATTTAAAGCCTAACAACTAAGTTACTGAGAGAAACTATGAATCAGAAACGGTGAGAAAGCAACTTtacatgcttcagttcagttcagttgctcagtcctgtctgactctctgcgaccccaagaatcgtagcacaccaggcctacatGCTTAGTACCCAGCATTTAATACATGATTTATAAAGCActacggagaagacaatggcaccccactccagtactcttgcctgaaaaatcccatggggagaggagcctgctaggctgcagtccatggggttgcgaagagtcgggcatgactgagcgacttcactttcacgcactcgagaaggaaatggcaacccactccagtgttcttgcctggagaatcccagggacgggggagcctggagggctgccgtctatggggtcgcacagagtcgggcacgactgaagtgatttggcAGCAGCCGCAGCACCACCAGAACAAAGGTCATTCTTCCCACCCACCAGTAGATGGCAATAGTCACGTTCACAAGTCACATCAGTGCTATGAAGGGATTCAAAACAATCTATTGAGGTAGAAAATTTTTCATTAACACCAGcttatggataaagaaactgaaccTGGAGAATTTAAGCAACACTTGATCTTAGTCTGCCAGCTGCTAAGTCTGAAATTTTAATCGTGTGTTGATCTTTATTCTCAGAAACATCTCCAAAGTTACTAAGTATTTTGCAAAGTGAATGAATTCCCTTCCTATACTAAAAATCTTCTATATGTAGATAATTTTACTACTTTGTAACAGATAAAATCCCAGCCCTTTtatctttgaattttcttttaatgagTTATGAATGTAAAGGATTTCCAGATCATCTGTTATCTTTACTATTTCCCTCTCCCATTTCAAAGGTAAAGAGCACTAGCTGTTTAtatcttaaaattaaaacaactgCAAAGACTTACAGTAATTCTTTGTATTGCTTTATTGTACAATTGCAATGCCACCTTGTCATCTTCCAGAATCTTCTTCCAAGTTGTGCTCACTTTAGACACACTGGAAAAGTAAATGATTATAAAGGGAACAATTAAGCACCATGAAGGCTAAGATGAATATATTACAGAAACATAACcagtacaaaaaaaaatttctattagCAGTGCTTCACAAACCTGACTATACTTAGAAATGCCTGCGGCGTGCACTTAAGATTTAAGGATGGCCCATGCCTAGTCACTTGGGTTTAATTGGTCTAAAATGGGGGCCAGGGCTCGagtccccccacacacaccccacctttTAAAAAGTTCACCATCAAGTAATTCTACGTAGATCTAGGCTTAGGAACCCCAACACTTCATTTTTTCACaatatccacaaatatcaaatcggaaaccccattgtgtatatggctATTTATTAACATTAGACAAATTTTAAACATTCAACACATTGCTACTAGtagaaatcaattttaaaaagccattttgtTAACAAAAATGTTGTGATGTTGACTATCCCTCAAGAAGCTAGccaataataaaaatcaatactTGTGCCTGTTTTGGTTCAGTTATATTTCATGGACCAGTGTAAAGTAGCAAACACTACctctaaaattttttcaaaaaaccaaaaatgaaCCAAGTTGGAGGCAATCTAATCCAATACTCTGGATAATCAGTTAAATCctcaattgttgtttagttgctaagctgtgtcaactcttgtgatcccatggactacaacctgccaggttcctccatccatgggatttcccagtcaaaaatactggagtgggatgcgaggagggttcaggatgggggacacatgtatacccatggctgattcatgtcaatgtatggcaaaaaccactacaatactgtaatcagcctccaattaaaataaataaattaaaaaaaaaaagaatactggagtgggttgccatttccttctccaaatcttcccgacccagggactaaacccaagtcttctgcattggcaggtggattctttaccattgagccactagggaagccctaattctCTGTTATCTCATCCTAAAAGGTTTTCTCTGGTTGGATAGGGAAGAAAGGGCAGTCAGTAAAAGTTTTCTAAGAAGGTCATAATCAGACCCATTTGTATGTTTCTGCATTTTTATCACCTTTAAACTTGAAAATGGtctaaaaagaacagaaataattACTTCATACTTTCTTGTGTCACAAAAATCAAATTCCCATTGGACCTGTACAGCAGACCCCTAGGCTGTTGTTTTTATAGTTATGACCAGAAGACGTAGCTTAGATATGAACAACTTCAGaaccaaaagaaacaaagatcCCAACCTAACAGAAATAGCTTTCACTAGCATAATATGAAATTTGAAGTAACTGGATTAAAAGCATACTTTCATCACCTCAATTAAAACTACAGTGCAATTGCATGAGCTGGTAGTGCTGAGCTATCTAACAAAAATGTTCATGGATGATACTAATACATACACTCAGAGCAACAATACTTACTTGATTAAGTCCATCTCACTGAGTTGTGTTAAAATATTTGCTAAGAGATGTTTGAGTCCTCTTCGAAAGAGTTCACTGAGAATATCTAGACATTCAAGGCCCATTTTCCTACCAATTATATTTTGTAGTCTAAAATTTCCACTGGATATAAATTCCTTCAGCTTCTCCCAATCTATTTTAGGATTtcgtttacaatttttttttaacgtggAACAAACCACTTTTTCAAAATGAAGAGCTGGCAGCAAGTTTTTGTTGGGATATTGGTCTGGGCTTTGTGTCCGTAGCAGGCAGCATTGTGGACTGTCACTGAAACTTTCCACCAGGGCAAGGCTACTGTCTTCATGTTCACTGAGGCCACTTTGTTGGGAAAATGAAGAGTAGCCACTGTCTTCATAACATCTGCTGGTCTCTAGTTCTTGTATGTCATTGGAACTATCAAGTGTTTGTTGTATGCGTTGATTTTCCTTGTTATGCAACGGCTTGCTTTCAGTTTCAAGTTCTACAATCCTGGGGCTCACAGCTGGGGACCCAACATCAGATAACCTTTCATAGTCTTTAACACAGTCTTTAGAAGAGCCCTCCAAATATGCAGTAGTGCAGGAACCTTGTCTTCTACAGTCATCAGGCTTGACTGGTTTAATTCCAGAATAAACATGGTTATAGTTAAAATCACACTTCATTGTGACAGAGAGAGTGGAACTTGCTTCTTTACAACCTACAAAAAGAACATAACATTATGCCCCATGGCAAAAATTTCCATATATCACTACTTCTTTAACTTTGGGATACAGATTTAATCACTTTGCATTCTTCAGAACCGTGTACTTTCCACGAAATTAGCTATGATATTATCCAAGTATAATGTGAGAAAGTATTACTAAAACCTAATAAGTACATATATCTTATTCTTGAGGGAGTACTTCACTACAGTCTGCTTTTAAATCTGGTGTAACTATACCATCTGGCTTTTAGAGTCATATCTGAGTAGAAAATAGTGACAAAAGGGACTATTTAACAAATAGTCTGTGTGTATAGAATAAGGAAATATGATGCATCAAGAGTGGGGCCTGAGGTAAGAGACATACttagagaaatcaaaaacttctAGGAATATGGTTGGTTAAGATAACAGAAGACAGCATGTATAAGGGTCAAAACAGTTTTGATAAAAGTTGCAAAAaacttatatatttaaatgttagtAATTattataactgactcattggaaaagaccctgatgctgggaaagattgaaagtaaaaggagaagggggcggcagaggacgagatggttacatagcatcaccaactcaatggataagaattggagcaaactctgggaatacctaagaacaggggagcctggtgtgctacaatccatggggtcgcaaagagctggacacaatttagcgactaaacaacaattgtaAGTCTTATATAATAATCACAAAATCTATAAGAAGTTTAGGCAAAGGACTAAAGAGCCAATAAATTTAATCATTTGTAAATTAACCACTGGGGGTTTCCCAGGGGTACCATGGTAGTGTTTAGAATCCgcctaagtgactaagcacacacgcacaaATTAACCACACTAGTGACTTCTGGAGCAGGATAATTTTGCTGGGGGTTGTCCTGTCTGTTGCAGGATGTTTAGCAACTTTTAGCTATCTGATGCCATTAGCAGCCGCTATTCCTCCAGCAGGACAACAAAAAATGTCTCCAGCAACCATTTATTGCCAAATGTTGGGAGTAGGgggaagttgtgtgtgtgtgtgttagtcactcagttgtatccgactctttgcgaccccatggactgtagcccaccaggctcctttgtccatgggattctccaggcaagaatactggagtgggggaagCTAGCAGGGGCAAAATCTCTCCCATTCTCAGTTAAGAACTGCTGTTTTAAAAGATGATTAGGATTTCTGGCAGGCAGTAGTGGCTGGGAAGGAATATGTAGGTGGGTTTAAGAAAACTGCTTAGCATTTTTTAAGGCAGCGTATATGGATTGTATGCGCTTCTAATGTACTTCCCCATCTACTATACTATACCTCCTGCAAACCAATCACAGGTAGATAACAATTTACCCTATAAGTAAATATACCTAAGTACAGTCAGTATGTTTAGTCTGTACTAAACATTGGTAATCTGTTCATAAGGAATTTACTATTTTTACTTAGAACAGAACCACTAAGCACTAAAGGACACCTTGTAGATAGAAACTTTCTTCTAACTAAGTTTAAATTAAAAGTTTAGGGACATAAATATTCCCCCAGTTAACCCTAACTCTAGAACAAATTATTCTGAGTTGTTCTCTTGTACtcagaaaagagtaaaaaattctagatttttatttttgcctcaaGTAGGGAATTAAGTATGATTTAGCTAAGACCACACATGTTATCTGAAGATAAAGAAGCCACCAACAAAGACAcgttttattttgtttagttcccttctgaccctatggactcctctgtccatggaattctccaggcaagaatactggagtgggttgccatgcccttctcctggggatcttctctgacccagggatagaaccccgtcttttgtgtctcctgcaatggcaggtgggctctttaccactagcaccacctgggaaatcctaaagGGAAGAGGCCTGAAACTATATTTCAGAAACTCAAGGCATTCTTCCTCTGCTGCCTTTTCAACTCAGTTCCTAGAAGACTATCCTAAAGAACCCCTTTCATTCAACATTGTTCTCAGAGTATGGACAGTTCCTTAAGTTCAGAGCTAATAATGATTCAGCTACTTTATAATTGTTTAGCAGTCAACAATTTCCAACATTTCCAAACATGTGCTCCAAACTCTGAGGTAGAATGTGAAGTGAAAGACGCTCAGCcaacgctcagtcatgtcggactttttgtgacctcatggacttctccaggccagaatgttggagtggtagcctttcccttctccaggtgatctccccaaaccagggatcaaacacaggtctcccgcattgcaggtggattctttaccagctgagtcacaaggatcattaaaaaagtatatatataaatttcacaGTTCAGAGACCTCTTGAATCAGAAAGATGAGGGTtaagagtcaatcctaaaggaaatcaaccttgaatattcattacaaggactgaagctgaagctccaatactttggccacctgatgtgaacagcagactcaaaagaccccgatgctgtgaaagattgaaggcaaaaggggatgacggaggatgagatggttgaatggcatcaatgattcagtggacatgaatttgagcaaactttggagacagtgaaggacagggaagcctggcatgctgcagtccatggggttgcaaagagctggacacaactgagcgatgagCAACAGAGTCTAGCTCTGCCACTTCATTTACCCAATGCCTACTTAGTGACAGAGTCTTGAGAAGGAAAGAAACTAGCCATAGATCTTTTGAAGGTGAAATCCTGATATCTTGAAAGCCTTGTGAAAATCCAGACAGAGGTGGACCCTGAAAGGAAAAGTGTTGAACTTTCAAGGAAGAGGAAGGCCTGCAGGGCTGTGACTTGGTAACCGATAGGGGGATAAGGATTGAAAATTAATGTTGAAGAAGTATAGAATGCTATAGGATTTTTAGAGTAGATTGGCTTTTATTCATCGTGTAATAAAGAGCCTCTGAGGAGTTCTAAGTGAGACATCTGGTTAACACTAggatttccctgtagctcaaacggtaaagaatctgtctgcaatgcaggagatcagggttcgattcctgagtcgagaagatcctctggagaagggaatggcaatccacttcagtattcttgcctggagaatcccatggtcccatggacaaaggagcctggcaggatacagtctgtGAGGCTGCAAAAAGTCGAACATGGCTGtgcaactaacacacaaataaataaacaaatgattgcCAGCTGTGGAAAATATTGGATTATATTAACAGGAAGGTATacgg is a window of Capra hircus breed San Clemente chromosome 9, ASM170441v1, whole genome shotgun sequence DNA encoding:
- the FBXO5 gene encoding F-box only protein 5 isoform X2 → MSRRPCSCSLRPLSGSCRCSYGALTAAGRPCPSDGCKEASSTLSVTMKCDFNYNHVYSGIKPVKPDDCRRQGSCTTAYLEGSSKDCVKDYERLSDVGSPAVSPRIVELETESKPLHNKENQRIQQTLDSSNDIQELETSRCYEDSGYSSFSQQSGLSEHEDSSLALVESFSDSPQCCLLRTQSPDQYPNKNLLPALHFEKVVCSTLKKNCKRNPKIDWEKLKEFISSGNFRLQNIIGRKMGLECLDILSELFRRGLKHLLANILTQLSEMDLINVSKVSTTWKKILEDDKVALQLYNKAIQRITVAKTLKKNESLKACIRCNSPAKYDCYLQRATCKRESCGFDYCTKCLCTYHTTEDCSNGKPLKASYKMGPLPGTKKSKKNLRRL
- the FBXO5 gene encoding F-box only protein 5 isoform X1, yielding MSRRPCSCSLRPLSGSCRCSYGALTAAGRPCPSDGCKEASSTLSVTMKCDFNYNHVYSGIKPVKPDDCRRQGSCTTAYLEGSSKDCVKDYERLSDVGSPAVSPRIVELETESKPLHNKENQRIQQTLDSSNDIQELETSRCYEDSGYSSFSQQSGLSEHEDSSLALVESFSDSPQCCLLRTQSPDQYPNKNLLPALHFEKVVCSTLKKNCKRNPKIDWEKLKEFISSGNFRLQNIIGRKMGLECLDILSELFRRGLKHLLANILTQLSEMDLINVSKVSTTWKKILEDDKVALQLYNKAIQRITEKNIKFSPHASTREYVLFRTPLASVQKSATQTLPKKDARTKLPDPGDQKGSTYSRHSEFSEVAKTLKKNESLKACIRCNSPAKYDCYLQRATCKRESCGFDYCTKCLCTYHTTEDCSNGKPLKASYKMGPLPGTKKSKKNLRRL